In Deinococcus maricopensis DSM 21211, one genomic interval encodes:
- a CDS encoding NUDIX hydrolase: MSARERYLSPSTVFILLRRDDQALVLQRVRTGWMDGHYSLPAGAVEAGETLRAAAAREAREEVGVRVDPHALRLVHVLHCRTQGGAWTGHFFEATTWEGTPALGEPHKHGHLHWAPLEALPEPFVPYVRDALLGAARGETYSESGWAPEVPAAHLPVGAATLD; the protein is encoded by the coding sequence ATGTCTGCACGTGAACGGTACCTGTCGCCCTCCACCGTATTCATCCTGCTGCGCCGTGACGATCAGGCCCTGGTGCTGCAACGCGTCCGCACTGGCTGGATGGACGGGCATTACAGCCTCCCTGCGGGCGCGGTCGAGGCGGGCGAGACGCTGCGCGCCGCTGCCGCCCGCGAAGCCCGCGAGGAAGTCGGCGTGCGGGTCGACCCGCACGCGCTCCGCCTCGTTCACGTCCTGCACTGCCGCACGCAGGGTGGCGCGTGGACGGGGCATTTCTTCGAGGCCACCACCTGGGAGGGTACGCCCGCGCTGGGCGAGCCGCACAAGCACGGGCACCTGCACTGGGCGCCCCTGGAGGCCCTGCCGGAGCCGTTCGTGCCGTACGTCCGCGACGCGCTGCTCGGCGCTGCACGCGGCGAAACGTACTCCGAGTCCGGCTGGGCGCCCGAAGTGCCGGCCGCTCACCTGCCGGTGGGGGCCGCCACTCTAGATTGA
- a CDS encoding S8 family serine peptidase codes for MPRSALRLPALAALTLAVASAATIPALPPTRPTPPPSTTPAAPPSVTVPDDLAPLPEPPPTTPAPATAALPWNYQAIHLSGARTSATVASVTVAILDAGYTRTAASTALPGYDFVSDAARAGDGDARDRDPAASAGVATHPGLIADLISGINPRARLVQVRVADQNGEIDARDLADGLRWAAGLPVTGAPINTNPARIINASLFADFIPLTRCDTRVQAALDAVAVRGVLVVAGAANDNRDASGYTPAGCRGVLTVTATDRAGRRAPYANYGRAVALAAPGGTREDGIPTAYGPRDGTSLAAPHVAGVASLLLGLNPRLSPTQLRDLLTRTAAPFPGGRCDPDTRKTCGTGIVDAEAAVKAVSTVK; via the coding sequence ATGCCCCGCTCCGCCCTGCGCCTCCCGGCGCTCGCCGCGCTGACCCTCGCGGTCGCCAGTGCGGCCACCATCCCTGCCCTGCCGCCCACGCGGCCCACCCCACCACCCTCCACGACGCCCGCCGCCCCGCCGAGCGTCACCGTGCCGGACGACCTCGCGCCCCTCCCGGAACCTCCCCCGACAACGCCCGCGCCCGCCACAGCAGCCCTGCCGTGGAACTACCAGGCGATCCACCTCAGCGGCGCGCGCACCAGTGCGACGGTCGCGAGTGTGACCGTCGCCATCCTCGATGCCGGTTACACGCGCACCGCCGCCAGCACCGCCCTCCCCGGCTACGACTTCGTGAGCGACGCCGCCCGCGCCGGCGACGGCGACGCCCGCGACCGCGACCCCGCCGCGAGTGCGGGCGTCGCCACCCACCCGGGCCTGATCGCCGACCTGATCAGCGGCATCAACCCGCGCGCACGCCTCGTGCAGGTCCGCGTTGCCGACCAGAACGGCGAGATCGACGCGCGCGACCTCGCCGACGGCCTGCGCTGGGCGGCGGGCCTGCCCGTCACGGGCGCACCCATCAACACCAACCCGGCACGCATCATCAACGCGTCCCTGTTCGCGGACTTCATTCCGCTGACCCGCTGCGACACGCGTGTCCAGGCTGCGCTCGACGCCGTCGCGGTGCGCGGCGTGCTGGTCGTCGCGGGCGCCGCCAACGACAACCGCGACGCGAGCGGGTACACGCCCGCCGGCTGCCGAGGCGTCCTGACCGTCACCGCCACGGACCGCGCGGGGCGCCGCGCGCCGTACGCGAACTACGGCCGCGCCGTGGCGCTCGCCGCGCCCGGCGGCACCCGCGAGGACGGTATCCCCACCGCGTACGGCCCGCGCGACGGCACCAGCCTCGCCGCGCCACACGTGGCCGGCGTCGCCAGCCTGCTCCTCGGCCTCAACCCGCGCCTGAGCCCCACGCAGCTCCGCGACCTGCTGACACGCACCGCCGCGCCCTTCCCGGGTGGGCGCTGCGACCCGGACACCCGCAAGACCTGCGGGACCGGCATCGTCGACGCCGAAGCGGCCGTGAAGGCCGTCAGTACCGTCAAGTGA
- a CDS encoding App1 family protein, with amino-acid sequence MLPLLERAVSLMDTATQRYIHPRRARGSLIVMPYCGWGTPHRVEVSGRVLLPRTMRPPNRADPRWRNSMNILRRLFSREVAGVRVMGTLGSVTVSSVSDGDGFFKLVFESDAPLAGGWHDATLRLEGRERVDLARVLVVAQARYGVISDLDDTVIQSDVTRAWRMLKTVFTGNARTRSPFPGVGSFYRALAREPQGRNPIFYVSSSPWNFYDLLWQFLSYRRIPLGPLFLRNWGIELLRGHGGYKHEQIERIFKVYPDLKFVLVGDSGERDPEIYAEVVHRHPNRVLAVYIRDVTPLDRDTGILKLGEEVWRAGVPMVLASDSYDAALHAMAMGLITPAELRSVIQSLERTYARA; translated from the coding sequence ATGCTGCCCCTCCTGGAGCGCGCGGTGTCGCTGATGGATACGGCGACGCAACGGTACATTCATCCGCGCCGCGCGCGGGGCAGCCTGATCGTCATGCCGTACTGCGGGTGGGGCACGCCGCACCGTGTGGAAGTGAGTGGGCGCGTGCTGCTGCCGCGCACGATGCGCCCCCCGAACCGCGCGGACCCGCGCTGGCGCAACAGCATGAACATCCTGCGGCGCCTGTTCTCGCGCGAGGTCGCGGGCGTGCGCGTCATGGGCACGCTGGGCAGCGTGACGGTGTCGAGCGTGTCGGACGGGGACGGGTTCTTCAAGCTGGTGTTCGAGTCGGACGCGCCGCTGGCCGGCGGGTGGCACGACGCGACGCTGCGCCTGGAGGGGCGTGAGCGGGTGGATCTCGCGCGGGTGCTGGTGGTCGCGCAGGCGCGCTACGGCGTGATCAGTGACCTGGATGACACCGTCATTCAGTCGGACGTGACGCGCGCGTGGCGGATGCTGAAAACGGTGTTCACCGGGAATGCGCGCACGCGCTCGCCGTTCCCGGGAGTGGGATCGTTCTACCGGGCGCTCGCCCGGGAACCGCAGGGGCGCAACCCGATCTTCTACGTGTCGAGCAGCCCGTGGAACTTCTACGACCTGTTGTGGCAGTTTCTGTCGTACCGGCGGATTCCGCTGGGGCCTCTGTTCCTGCGTAACTGGGGCATTGAGCTGCTGCGCGGGCACGGCGGGTACAAGCATGAGCAGATCGAGCGGATCTTCAAGGTGTACCCGGACCTGAAGTTCGTGCTGGTGGGCGACAGTGGTGAGCGCGACCCGGAAATCTACGCGGAGGTGGTGCATCGCCATCCGAACCGCGTGCTGGCGGTGTACATCCGGGATGTGACGCCGCTGGACCGGGATACCGGCATCCTGAAGCTGGGGGAGGAGGTGTGGCGTGCGGGCGTGCCGATGGTGCTGGCGTCGGACAGTTACGACGCGGCGCTGCACGCGATGGCGATGGGGCTGATCACGCCGGCGGAACTGCGGAGCGTGATTCAGTCGCTGGAGCGCACGTACGCGCGCGCATGA
- a CDS encoding exodeoxyribonuclease III — MRGERLLYAARVRITTLNVNGLRSALRKGLREWVVTHAPDVLLLQEVRADPMPEAFEDLGYASAWHPAVKPGYSGVAILSRRGLEDVRVGMGLADVDVEGRVLSAVTDGVRVASVYLPSGSSGEVRQGFKDRVLPLYHAWVESLLPLGPLVIGGDYNVAHQNVDIRNWRGNLKNSGFLPHERAWMTQHLAAGLTDAHRARLGERAEYTWWSNRGNAYANDVGWRIDYLLTSGVALREVRVDRSVRLSDHAPLTGEVVPDGAADGALT; from the coding sequence GTGCGGGGTGAACGCCTGCTTTATGCTGCGCGGGTGCGCATCACGACGCTGAATGTGAATGGTCTTCGTTCCGCCCTGCGCAAGGGCCTGCGCGAATGGGTGGTCACGCACGCGCCGGACGTGCTGCTGCTGCAGGAGGTGCGCGCCGACCCGATGCCGGAGGCGTTCGAGGACCTCGGGTACGCGTCCGCGTGGCATCCAGCGGTGAAGCCGGGGTACAGCGGCGTGGCGATCCTGTCCCGGCGGGGCCTGGAGGACGTGCGCGTCGGCATGGGCCTGGCGGACGTCGACGTGGAGGGCCGGGTGCTGAGCGCCGTCACGGACGGCGTGCGCGTCGCGAGCGTGTACCTGCCGAGCGGGTCGAGCGGGGAGGTCCGCCAGGGGTTCAAGGACCGCGTGCTGCCCCTCTACCACGCGTGGGTGGAGTCGCTGCTACCGCTGGGGCCGCTGGTGATCGGCGGGGATTACAACGTCGCGCATCAGAACGTGGACATCCGCAACTGGCGCGGGAACCTGAAGAACAGCGGGTTCCTGCCGCATGAGCGTGCGTGGATGACGCAGCATCTCGCGGCGGGCCTGACCGACGCGCACCGCGCGCGCCTGGGGGAGCGCGCGGAGTACACGTGGTGGTCGAACCGCGGGAACGCATACGCGAATGACGTGGGATGGCGGATTGATTACCTGTTGACGTCTGGGGTGGCGTTGCGGGAGGTGCGCGTGGACCGCAGTGTGCGCCTGAGCGATCACGCGCCGCTCACCGGGGAGGTGGTGCCTGACGGCGCGGCTGACGGTGCGCTGACGTGA
- the rnr gene encoding ribonuclease R, which produces MPKAKKERVADSQAAPASEKRRRKADPDADNTPQRTAQESVSASPRRTRAVSAEPTETPSRKPRANRAKTPTAPLEADATEPTAAEAPTPARRGRKPKAALADAEATTLKRTRGRKAALQEPQAVPAPVAELDAAPEVAAERPDITPAPEAEPVVADTPAVQAEPAAAPAPTEAKPRRGRRKNAEPDAPTPEPTPAVSTVAEAPAESAPAKRTRRKNARVPDAPTPAPVAEALSVEAAVEGDEQEPPVPEAPAMDAPVTAKPTPEAPARQTRRRSVRANRAAPTPDAPSTPRADAPAQPDSPVPVAPAADLTPEPASLDEPDANERLDNEASDDDAGEIVTDDLPDTADAQNVDAARELLLAQLKKLGRPVHVRDLERTFTRRDRDVLGSRRAFTDLLSDLATQGLVVRTRKHTYGLPEAMNLVRGRFQASAAGFGFVVPDDGGDDYYVAPEGTLEAWNGDIVLVRPEGRGGRRGDSPAAVVVRIVQRAYTQLVGTLEYARGYAILKADDARARHRIMLVPDGTEDVPGGARVVAALFWPEQTGEDEVYGQITRVLGEQDDPETETQAVIVKYGLHDDFPEEALAEAEAIPRQLPPSALVGRLDLRDRNIFTVDGRDAKDFDDAIHIQPTEAGNFLIGVHIADVSHYVTQGSALDDEAYARATSVYLPGRVLPMLPEHLSNGVCSLVPYEDRLTMSALIELTADGDILNVELANSVINSKARLTYDEVQAYSEGTATMPHHARHLEGDLHLLLKLTTRMRQRRLRAGSLDFKLREVKVDVGPDGRMELIPIREETARGMIEDLMLLANKVVARYLLEHHVPTLYRVHEEPTAGRFGEVSAALGRMGLAFQGSDPTPQAYQGVLKQVRGTPQESAVNTLLLRSLKQARYAEENLGHFGLAFDEYLHFTSPIRRYPDLLVHRVLKAQLSGEATERYKADMSAKLPEMGQHTSDRERTAAEAERDLTKYYQAKWAEEHLGETFEGHVSGVVASGLYIALDNGVEGKLHISNLDDDYYLFLEDAMMLRGRSTGRMFRLGDAVTVTIAQVNPLARQIDFTQENPMNAGDSKARARRRDEKEKEVRPGRGAPRQGGTDGDRERGGERRSGPGARTNGTLSAAGQGSGRGRSGSYESARPQSGGGQRRRIVTLERARNEHLRPVNITVQRMYFGDWSIENLPPDDGQGNGGGRDRGGLRERGGFRDRSAPREGRGERPERSGGDRERGPARQASARPAQPRERAERAPAAPAPEAQAAPVAESGLDADGQRRRRRRRGRRGGGNGTAE; this is translated from the coding sequence ATGCCGAAAGCGAAAAAGGAGCGCGTGGCCGATTCCCAGGCCGCCCCGGCCTCCGAAAAGCGTCGCCGCAAGGCTGACCCGGACGCCGACAACACCCCGCAGCGCACCGCTCAGGAGAGCGTGAGCGCCTCGCCTCGTCGAACGCGCGCCGTGAGCGCCGAACCGACCGAGACCCCCAGCAGGAAACCGCGCGCCAACCGCGCAAAAACCCCGACCGCTCCGCTTGAGGCGGACGCGACCGAACCCACCGCGGCCGAAGCGCCCACCCCGGCGCGGCGCGGCCGGAAACCCAAAGCCGCCCTGGCCGACGCCGAGGCCACCACGCTGAAACGCACGCGTGGCCGCAAGGCTGCGCTGCAGGAACCCCAGGCCGTGCCCGCGCCGGTGGCGGAGCTTGACGCTGCGCCGGAAGTGGCCGCCGAGCGCCCTGACATCACCCCCGCGCCCGAAGCGGAGCCCGTGGTGGCGGACACCCCTGCCGTGCAGGCCGAGCCTGCGGCGGCGCCCGCGCCAACCGAGGCCAAGCCCCGCCGTGGCCGCCGTAAGAACGCCGAACCGGACGCGCCGACGCCCGAGCCCACCCCGGCCGTGAGCACCGTGGCCGAGGCCCCCGCCGAGTCCGCGCCGGCGAAACGCACGCGCCGCAAGAACGCACGCGTACCGGACGCCCCCACCCCCGCGCCGGTCGCCGAGGCTCTCTCGGTCGAGGCGGCCGTGGAGGGTGACGAGCAGGAACCGCCCGTCCCGGAAGCGCCCGCCATGGACGCCCCTGTCACGGCGAAGCCCACCCCTGAGGCGCCTGCACGGCAGACGCGCCGCCGCAGCGTCCGCGCGAACCGCGCGGCGCCCACGCCGGACGCGCCGTCCACACCGCGCGCCGACGCGCCCGCCCAGCCGGACTCGCCCGTCCCCGTGGCGCCCGCCGCGGACCTTACGCCCGAACCAGCCTCGCTGGACGAGCCGGACGCCAACGAGCGCCTCGACAACGAGGCCAGTGACGACGACGCCGGCGAGATCGTGACGGACGACCTGCCCGACACGGCGGACGCGCAGAACGTGGACGCCGCCCGCGAACTGCTGCTCGCGCAGCTCAAGAAACTCGGGCGGCCCGTGCACGTCCGCGACCTCGAGCGGACCTTCACCCGCCGCGACCGTGACGTGCTCGGCTCGCGCCGCGCGTTCACGGACCTGCTCTCGGACCTGGCCACGCAGGGCCTCGTGGTCCGCACGCGCAAGCACACCTACGGCCTGCCCGAGGCGATGAACCTCGTGCGTGGGCGCTTCCAGGCGTCCGCGGCGGGCTTCGGGTTCGTCGTGCCGGATGACGGCGGCGACGACTACTACGTCGCGCCGGAAGGGACGCTGGAAGCCTGGAACGGCGACATCGTCCTCGTGCGTCCCGAAGGGCGCGGCGGACGCCGCGGCGACAGCCCCGCAGCGGTCGTGGTGCGCATCGTGCAGCGCGCGTACACGCAACTGGTCGGCACGCTGGAGTACGCGCGCGGCTACGCCATCCTGAAGGCCGACGACGCCCGCGCCCGGCACCGCATCATGCTCGTTCCGGACGGCACCGAGGACGTGCCGGGCGGCGCGCGCGTCGTGGCGGCCCTGTTCTGGCCGGAGCAGACCGGCGAGGACGAGGTGTACGGCCAGATCACCCGCGTGCTCGGCGAGCAGGACGACCCGGAAACCGAGACGCAGGCCGTCATCGTGAAGTACGGCCTGCACGACGACTTCCCTGAGGAAGCCCTCGCGGAGGCCGAGGCAATCCCCCGCCAGCTGCCGCCCAGCGCGCTCGTGGGGCGCCTGGACCTGCGCGACCGGAACATCTTCACGGTGGACGGCCGCGACGCCAAGGACTTCGACGACGCCATCCACATTCAGCCGACCGAGGCGGGGAACTTCCTGATTGGCGTGCACATCGCGGACGTCAGCCATTACGTCACGCAGGGCAGCGCCCTGGATGACGAGGCGTACGCGCGCGCCACCAGCGTGTACCTGCCGGGCCGCGTGCTGCCGATGCTGCCCGAGCACCTCAGCAACGGCGTGTGCAGCCTCGTGCCGTACGAGGACCGCCTCACGATGAGTGCGCTGATCGAGCTCACCGCGGACGGGGACATCCTGAACGTGGAACTCGCGAACAGCGTCATCAACAGCAAGGCGCGCCTGACGTACGACGAGGTGCAGGCGTACAGCGAGGGCACGGCGACCATGCCGCACCACGCCCGCCACCTCGAAGGGGACCTGCACCTGCTGCTGAAGCTCACGACGCGCATGCGTCAACGGCGCCTGCGTGCGGGCAGCCTGGACTTCAAGCTGCGCGAGGTGAAGGTGGACGTCGGCCCGGACGGCCGCATGGAACTCATCCCCATCCGCGAGGAAACGGCGCGCGGCATGATCGAGGACCTGATGCTCCTCGCGAACAAGGTCGTCGCGCGGTACCTGCTGGAGCACCACGTGCCCACGCTGTACCGCGTGCACGAGGAGCCCACCGCCGGGCGATTCGGTGAGGTGAGCGCCGCGCTGGGCCGCATGGGCCTCGCGTTCCAGGGGAGTGACCCGACGCCGCAGGCGTACCAGGGCGTCCTGAAGCAGGTCCGCGGCACGCCGCAGGAGAGCGCCGTGAACACCCTGCTGCTGCGCAGCCTCAAGCAGGCGCGGTACGCGGAGGAGAACCTCGGTCACTTCGGGCTCGCGTTCGACGAGTACCTGCACTTCACCAGCCCCATCCGCCGGTACCCGGACCTGCTCGTGCACCGCGTCCTCAAGGCGCAGCTGAGCGGCGAGGCGACCGAACGGTACAAGGCCGACATGTCCGCCAAGCTGCCCGAAATGGGGCAGCACACCAGTGACCGTGAACGCACCGCCGCCGAGGCGGAACGCGACCTCACGAAGTACTACCAGGCGAAATGGGCCGAAGAGCACCTCGGGGAAACCTTCGAGGGGCACGTATCGGGCGTGGTGGCCAGCGGCCTGTACATTGCCCTGGACAACGGCGTGGAAGGCAAGCTGCACATCAGCAACCTCGACGACGACTACTACCTGTTCCTGGAGGACGCCATGATGCTGCGGGGCCGCAGCACCGGGCGGATGTTCCGCCTCGGGGACGCGGTCACCGTGACCATCGCGCAAGTGAACCCGCTCGCGCGTCAGATTGACTTCACGCAGGAGAACCCCATGAATGCAGGCGACAGCAAGGCGCGCGCGCGCCGCCGTGACGAAAAAGAAAAGGAAGTACGCCCTGGCCGGGGCGCACCCCGCCAGGGCGGCACGGACGGCGACCGAGAGCGCGGCGGTGAGCGTCGCAGCGGACCCGGCGCGCGCACGAACGGCACGCTGAGCGCCGCCGGTCAGGGCAGCGGGCGTGGCCGCAGTGGCAGCTACGAGTCAGCGCGCCCCCAGAGCGGGGGCGGGCAGCGCCGCCGCATTGTGACGCTCGAACGCGCCCGCAACGAGCACCTGCGCCCCGTAAACATCACGGTGCAGCGCATGTACTTCGGGGACTGGAGCATCGAGAACCTCCCGCCGGACGACGGGCAGGGCAACGGTGGCGGCCGTGACCGTGGCGGGCTCCGCGAACGCGGCGGCTTCCGTGACCGCAGCGCGCCCCGCGAGGGGCGCGGGGAGCGCCCGGAACGCAGCGGCGGGGACCGCGAGCGTGGGCCGGCGCGTCAGGCGAGCGCCCGCCCGGCGCAGCCGCGTGAACGTGCGGAGCGCGCGCCGGCAGCGCCCGCACCGGAAGCTCAGGCCGCCCCGGTTGCCGAGAGCGGCCTGGATGCGGACGGGCAGCGCCGCCGCCGTCGGCGCCGTGGCCGCCGTGGCGGCGGGAACGGCACCGCCGAGTAA
- a CDS encoding class I SAM-dependent methyltransferase, with amino-acid sequence MALSERDALLSTRLGRAWPHAALLDALRLSGHADVLDVGAGTGDLLRTLRAAGHTGRLEGLDTAPHGTVRAGDAHALPYPEGTFDAVLLVRVFMHLQDPAAALREAERVRRPGGQVIVAAHGPAHLQALRHSAGEIPDAHDTLLEHLRALGAAPRSQVLTWSVTLTRTDASTLLPGVTFDPRALPATWPDTLSLVVHTLQP; translated from the coding sequence ATGGCGCTGAGCGAACGTGACGCCCTGCTGTCCACGCGGCTGGGCCGGGCGTGGCCGCACGCCGCCCTGCTGGACGCCCTGCGCCTCTCCGGGCACGCGGACGTTCTGGACGTGGGCGCCGGCACGGGCGACCTGCTGCGGACCCTGCGCGCGGCCGGGCACACCGGGCGGTTAGAAGGCCTGGACACAGCGCCGCACGGCACGGTCCGCGCGGGCGACGCGCACGCCCTCCCGTACCCAGAAGGCACGTTCGACGCGGTGCTCCTCGTCCGGGTCTTCATGCACCTGCAGGACCCCGCCGCAGCCCTGCGGGAAGCGGAGCGCGTCCGGCGCCCCGGCGGGCAGGTCATCGTTGCTGCCCACGGGCCCGCGCACCTGCAGGCGCTGCGCCACTCCGCCGGTGAGATACCAGACGCGCACGACACCCTGCTGGAGCACCTGCGCGCCCTTGGCGCCGCCCCACGCAGCCAGGTGCTCACGTGGTCCGTCACCCTGACGCGCACGGACGCCTCCACGCTCCTGCCGGGCGTCACGTTTGACCCGCGCGCGCTCCCGGCCACGTGGCCCGACACCCTCTCGCTGGTCGTGCACACCCTGCAGCCCTGA